Proteins encoded by one window of Streptomyces sp. NBC_01571:
- a CDS encoding MmcQ/YjbR family DNA-binding protein has product MTPQQLRAFCLSFNAAVEDFPFNPETSVFKVLGKLFALSSLDARPLTVNLKCAPEDAIRLRGEHPGLIIPGYHMNKRHWNTVTADGELPDRLVRELVEDSYDLVVAGLPKAERLRLDRP; this is encoded by the coding sequence ATGACCCCCCAGCAGCTGCGCGCGTTCTGCCTCTCCTTCAACGCGGCCGTCGAGGACTTCCCCTTCAACCCGGAGACCTCGGTCTTCAAGGTGCTGGGCAAGCTCTTCGCCCTGTCGAGCCTGGACGCGCGCCCGCTGACGGTGAACCTCAAGTGCGCCCCGGAGGACGCGATCCGGCTGCGCGGCGAGCACCCCGGGCTGATCATCCCCGGCTACCACATGAACAAGCGCCACTGGAACACGGTGACCGCCGACGGCGAACTCCCGGACCGCCTGGTCCGGGAGCTGGTCGAGGACTCGTACGACCTCGTCGTCGCCGGTCTACCGAAGGCCGAGCGCCTCCGGCTCGACCGCCCCTGA
- a CDS encoding histidine triad nucleotide-binding protein gives MAGEPQDDCLFCKIIAGQIPATVVRESETTLAFRDINPQAPTHILVIPRVHHPDAASLAAAEPRIAADVLREAGEIAGEEKLDSYRIVFNTGSGAGQTVFHAHAHLLGGRGMQWPPG, from the coding sequence ATGGCGGGAGAACCGCAGGACGACTGCCTGTTCTGCAAGATCATCGCGGGGCAGATTCCGGCGACCGTCGTCCGGGAGAGCGAGACGACCCTCGCCTTCCGCGACATAAACCCGCAGGCGCCCACCCACATCCTGGTCATCCCCAGGGTGCACCACCCGGACGCGGCGTCGCTGGCGGCCGCCGAGCCACGGATCGCGGCGGACGTGCTGCGCGAGGCCGGTGAGATCGCGGGCGAGGAGAAGCTGGACAGCTACCGGATCGTGTTCAACACCGGCAGCGGTGCGGGACAGACCGTCTTCCACGCGCACGCGCACCTCCTCGGTGGCCGCGGCATGCAGTGGCCACCGGGGTGA
- the ybeY gene encoding rRNA maturation RNase YbeY yields the protein MSIDVNNESGTEVDEQAILDIARYALARMRIHPLSELSVIVVDADAMEQLHIQWMDLPGPTDVMSFPMDELRPPSKDDDEPPQGLLGDIVLCPEVAERQGKDAPTQHSMDEELQLLTVHGVLHLLGYDHEEPDEKAEMFGLQAAIVDGWRAEKGMTGPSPAPTVS from the coding sequence ATGTCGATCGACGTCAACAACGAATCCGGAACCGAGGTCGACGAGCAGGCGATCCTCGACATCGCCCGCTACGCGCTCGCACGGATGCGCATCCACCCGCTCTCCGAGCTCTCGGTGATCGTCGTGGACGCCGACGCCATGGAGCAGCTCCACATCCAGTGGATGGACCTGCCGGGTCCCACGGACGTCATGTCCTTCCCCATGGACGAGCTGCGCCCGCCGTCCAAGGACGACGACGAGCCGCCGCAGGGCCTGCTCGGTGACATCGTGCTGTGCCCGGAGGTCGCCGAGCGGCAGGGCAAGGACGCGCCGACGCAGCACTCCATGGACGAGGAGCTCCAGCTCCTCACCGTCCACGGAGTGCTGCACCTGCTCGGCTACGACCACGAGGAGCCCGACGAGAAGGCCGAGATGTTCGGTCTCCAGGCGGCCATCGTGGACGGCTGGCGCGCGGAGAAGGGCATGACGGGCCCCTCACCGGCCCCGACCGTGTCATGA
- a CDS encoding carbohydrate kinase family protein, which translates to MIASNGERPFSHPHVDPLAGLRTPQDPPWDVYLTGTVFLDIVFTGLDSAPVRGTESWARGMGSSPGGVANMATALARLGLKTSLAAAFGDDHYGEYCWDALEQGEGIDLSPSRTVSGWHSPVTVSMAYEGERTMVSHGHEPPPVETAPEHAPRARAAVASLAPGTRAQWIAESARAGTRIFADVGWDDTGRWDLAGLADLEHCEAFLPNAEEAMRYTGARCPRAAAHALAEHVPLAVVTLGSEGAYAVDGRTGETAAVPAIDVEALDPTGAGDVFVAGFVMGTLADWPLADRLAFAGLTAALSVQEFGGSLSAPGWSEIAAWWRRVQSVDDQDPAALRRYAFLEGLLPEVTRPWPLRRAVPTIGFGRSV; encoded by the coding sequence GTGATCGCGTCCAACGGAGAGCGACCGTTCAGCCACCCCCACGTCGACCCGCTCGCCGGTCTGCGCACCCCCCAGGATCCGCCCTGGGACGTCTACCTCACCGGCACCGTCTTCCTCGACATCGTCTTCACCGGGCTCGACTCGGCCCCGGTGCGCGGGACGGAGTCCTGGGCCCGCGGCATGGGGTCGAGCCCCGGCGGGGTGGCGAACATGGCGACGGCACTGGCCCGCCTCGGCCTGAAGACCTCCCTCGCGGCGGCCTTCGGGGACGACCACTACGGCGAGTACTGCTGGGACGCCCTGGAGCAGGGTGAGGGCATCGACCTCTCCCCGTCGCGCACCGTCTCCGGCTGGCACTCGCCGGTCACCGTGTCGATGGCCTACGAGGGTGAGCGGACGATGGTCAGCCACGGGCACGAGCCGCCGCCGGTGGAGACCGCCCCGGAACACGCCCCCCGCGCGCGTGCCGCCGTCGCCTCCCTGGCGCCCGGCACGCGCGCGCAGTGGATCGCCGAGTCCGCCCGCGCCGGCACCCGGATCTTCGCGGACGTCGGCTGGGACGACACCGGCCGCTGGGACCTGGCGGGCCTCGCCGACCTGGAACACTGCGAGGCGTTCCTGCCGAACGCCGAGGAGGCGATGCGCTACACCGGCGCGCGCTGTCCGCGGGCCGCGGCGCACGCGCTGGCCGAGCACGTACCGCTGGCCGTCGTCACTCTCGGTTCCGAGGGCGCCTACGCCGTGGACGGCCGCACCGGCGAGACCGCAGCGGTTCCGGCCATCGACGTCGAGGCCCTCGACCCCACCGGTGCCGGGGACGTCTTCGTCGCCGGCTTCGTGATGGGCACCCTCGCCGACTGGCCGCTCGCCGACCGCCTCGCCTTCGCCGGCCTCACCGCCGCCCTGTCCGTCCAGGAGTTCGGCGGCTCCCTCTCCGCCCCCGGCTGGTCCGAGATCGCGGCCTGGTGGCGCCGTGTCCAGTCCGTCGACGACCAGGATCCGGCCGCCCTGCGCCGGTACGCCTTCCTGGAGGGCCTGCTGCCGGAGGTGACACGGCCGTGGCCGCTGCGGCGGGCGGTGCCGACGATCGGGTTCGGCCGGTCGGTGTGA
- a CDS encoding hemolysin family protein, which translates to MSPQLVLGAVLLVVVAWLAACAEAGLARVSSFRAEEAVRGGRRGSANLAQVAADPTRYLNVALLVRVACEMAAAALVTYACLQEFDKTWQALGVAIGVMVLVSYVAVGVSPRTIGRQHPLNTATVASYVLLPLARIMGPIPSLLILIGNALTPGKGFRRGPFASEAELRALVDLAEKESLIEDEERRMVHSVFELGDTLVREVMVPRTDLVVIERYKTIRQALTLALRSGFSRIPVTGESEDDIVGVVYLKDLARKTHISRDAESELVSTAMRPATFVPDTKNAGDLLREMQQERNHVAVVIDEYGGTAGIVTIEDILEEIVGEITDEYDRELPPVQELGDDRYRVTARLDIGDLGELYGFEAYDDEDVETVGGLLAKALGRVPIAGASSVVELPDGRELRLTAEAAAGRRNKIVTVLVEPAAGAEPREEEKPE; encoded by the coding sequence ATGAGTCCTCAACTCGTTCTCGGCGCCGTCCTGCTGGTCGTCGTCGCCTGGCTCGCCGCCTGTGCGGAGGCGGGCCTGGCGCGCGTCTCCAGCTTCCGCGCGGAGGAGGCCGTACGCGGCGGCCGGCGGGGCAGCGCCAACCTCGCGCAGGTCGCCGCCGACCCGACCCGCTACCTCAACGTGGCCCTGCTCGTCCGCGTGGCCTGCGAGATGGCCGCCGCCGCGCTCGTCACGTACGCCTGCCTGCAGGAGTTCGACAAGACCTGGCAGGCACTCGGCGTCGCCATCGGGGTCATGGTCCTCGTCTCCTACGTCGCCGTCGGCGTCTCACCGCGCACCATCGGCCGCCAGCACCCGCTGAACACGGCGACCGTCGCCTCGTACGTCCTGCTGCCGCTCGCGCGGATCATGGGCCCGATCCCGTCCCTGCTCATCCTCATCGGCAACGCGCTGACACCCGGCAAGGGCTTCCGGCGCGGCCCCTTCGCCTCCGAGGCCGAGCTGCGCGCGCTCGTCGACCTCGCCGAGAAGGAGTCGTTGATCGAGGACGAGGAGCGCCGCATGGTGCACTCCGTCTTCGAACTCGGCGACACCCTCGTACGCGAGGTCATGGTGCCGCGCACCGACCTCGTCGTCATCGAGCGCTACAAGACCATCCGGCAGGCGCTCACCCTGGCCCTGCGCTCCGGCTTCTCGCGCATTCCCGTCACCGGGGAGAGCGAGGACGACATCGTCGGCGTCGTGTACCTGAAGGACCTGGCCCGCAAGACGCACATCAGCCGCGACGCCGAGTCCGAGCTCGTGTCGACGGCCATGCGGCCCGCCACCTTCGTGCCCGACACCAAGAACGCGGGCGACCTGCTGCGCGAGATGCAGCAGGAGCGCAATCACGTCGCCGTCGTCATCGACGAGTACGGCGGCACGGCGGGCATCGTCACCATCGAGGACATCCTGGAGGAGATCGTCGGCGAGATCACCGACGAGTACGACCGTGAACTGCCGCCGGTCCAGGAGCTCGGTGACGACCGCTACCGGGTGACCGCGCGCCTCGACATCGGCGACCTCGGCGAGCTGTACGGCTTCGAGGCGTACGACGACGAGGACGTGGAGACGGTCGGCGGATTGCTCGCCAAGGCGCTCGGCCGGGTCCCGATCGCCGGGGCCTCCTCGGTCGTCGAGCTGCCCGACGGGCGGGAGCTGCGGCTGACGGCGGAGGCCGCGGCCGGACGCCGGAACAAGATCGTCACCGTGCTCGTCGAACCGGCCGCCGGCGCGGAGCCCCGCGAGGAGGAGAAGCCGGAATGA
- a CDS encoding MFS transporter has product MSARTTLPWPLVALFTAGYLAPYLLPTTVGRLNAGLPLSATEAGCVGSVLLLSSATAGFLLASRVDRFGPRRLARAGLLLAAVGYGSAALTTTVPLVVAGAIVGGLGSGTVTTVAATGIAAQRDPHRTTTLGLLGVSALAGTLYLTIPHLGPGHGQPLAAIAVTALLVLPTTRRLPARAPAARTLRAGTPLPHPRAGVVLAVAMLCWSLAQNSLWGVSGRIGLTQAGLSEVTVGAVFAAALGAGLLGVIGAGALGPRLGRALPIGAGTALIAGCIALSSAADDLPSFATGEIAWNTLYPVVLSYVIGLAASLDQRGRWAVLVGSASSLGTACGPLSGSLLSARTGYPGMGVILALGLLLLTVPMTAVALRTRRGTPQEHPVVEIPLETAEARRAAYGTAGPRQTAAASAGPGPGPG; this is encoded by the coding sequence GTGTCCGCCCGCACCACCCTGCCCTGGCCCCTCGTCGCCCTTTTCACGGCCGGGTACCTCGCCCCGTACCTGCTGCCGACCACCGTCGGCAGACTGAACGCGGGCCTCCCCCTCTCCGCCACCGAGGCCGGCTGCGTCGGCAGCGTCCTGCTGCTGAGCTCGGCGACGGCGGGCTTCCTGCTCGCCTCCCGCGTCGACCGCTTCGGCCCGCGCCGGCTGGCCCGCGCCGGGCTGCTGCTCGCCGCCGTCGGCTACGGCAGCGCCGCCCTCACCACCACCGTGCCGCTGGTCGTGGCCGGCGCGATCGTCGGCGGCCTCGGCTCCGGCACGGTCACCACCGTCGCCGCCACCGGGATCGCCGCCCAGCGCGACCCGCACCGCACCACCACGCTCGGTCTGCTCGGCGTCTCCGCCCTCGCGGGCACGCTGTACCTGACGATCCCGCACCTGGGCCCGGGCCACGGCCAGCCGCTGGCCGCGATCGCCGTCACCGCGCTGCTCGTCCTGCCCACGACCCGGCGACTGCCCGCCCGCGCACCCGCCGCGCGGACCCTGCGCGCAGGCACCCCCCTTCCGCACCCCCGCGCCGGGGTCGTCCTCGCCGTCGCCATGCTCTGCTGGTCCCTCGCGCAGAACTCCCTGTGGGGCGTCAGCGGCCGCATCGGCCTGACCCAGGCGGGGTTGAGCGAGGTCACCGTCGGAGCGGTCTTCGCGGCGGCGCTCGGCGCCGGGCTGCTGGGGGTGATCGGGGCGGGCGCGCTCGGCCCGCGCCTCGGCCGCGCGCTGCCCATCGGGGCGGGCACCGCGCTGATCGCGGGCTGTATCGCGCTCAGTTCGGCCGCCGACGACCTGCCGTCCTTCGCGACCGGCGAGATCGCCTGGAACACGCTGTACCCGGTCGTCCTGTCCTACGTCATCGGGCTCGCCGCGTCCCTGGACCAACGGGGGCGCTGGGCGGTCCTGGTGGGCTCCGCCTCCTCGCTCGGCACGGCCTGCGGCCCGCTCTCGGGCAGTCTGCTCTCCGCGCGGACGGGCTACCCGGGGATGGGCGTGATCCTGGCCCTCGGCCTGCTCCTGCTCACCGTTCCGATGACGGCGGTGGCCCTGCGCACCCGGCGCGGCACCCCGCAGGAACACCCGGTGGTGGAGATCCCGCTGGAGACCGCCGAGGCCCGGCGGGCGGCGTACGGCACGGCGGGCCCCCGGCAGACCGCCGCCGCGTCGGCGGGGCCGGGACCCGGACCGGGCTAG
- a CDS encoding adenosine deaminase: MPLPKAELHLHVEGTLEPELAFELAARNGVTLPYADTEELRKAYLFDDLQSFLNLYYELMAVLRTEQDFADLADAYLARAAAQGVRHAEIFFDPQAHLARGVGMGTVVEGLSRALSRSEDTHGVSTQLIMCFLRDESAESAMATLEAARPYLDRIVGIGLDSAEVGHPPVKFREVYEAAAALGLRRVAHAGEEGPPAYITEALDVLGVERIDHGLRCMEDPELVERLVRDRVPLTLCPLSNVRLRAVDVLEDHPLPAMLDAGLLCTVNSDDPAYFGGYVGDTFHAVHEALGLDRERMRELARNSFVASFLDHDEERRARYLAEVEAYEFG, translated from the coding sequence ATGCCCCTCCCCAAAGCAGAACTGCACCTCCATGTCGAAGGCACCCTGGAGCCCGAACTCGCCTTCGAGCTCGCCGCGCGCAACGGCGTCACGCTCCCGTACGCGGACACCGAGGAGCTGCGCAAGGCGTATCTCTTCGACGATCTCCAGTCGTTCCTGAACCTGTACTACGAGCTGATGGCCGTCCTGCGGACCGAGCAGGACTTCGCCGACCTGGCCGACGCGTATCTCGCGCGGGCCGCCGCGCAGGGCGTCCGGCACGCGGAGATCTTCTTCGACCCGCAGGCGCACCTCGCGCGCGGGGTCGGGATGGGGACGGTCGTCGAGGGGCTGTCCCGCGCGCTCTCCCGCAGCGAGGACACGCACGGCGTCTCCACCCAGCTGATCATGTGCTTCCTGCGCGACGAGTCCGCGGAGTCGGCGATGGCGACGCTGGAGGCCGCGCGGCCGTACCTCGACCGGATCGTCGGCATCGGCCTCGACTCGGCGGAGGTCGGACACCCGCCGGTCAAGTTCCGCGAGGTGTACGAGGCGGCCGCCGCCCTCGGGCTGCGACGCGTCGCGCACGCGGGCGAGGAGGGGCCGCCCGCGTACATCACCGAGGCGCTGGACGTCCTCGGCGTCGAGCGCATCGACCACGGGCTGCGCTGCATGGAGGACCCCGAGCTGGTCGAGCGGCTGGTCCGGGACAGGGTGCCGCTGACGCTCTGTCCGCTGTCGAACGTACGGCTGCGCGCCGTGGACGTCCTGGAGGACCACCCCCTGCCCGCCATGCTGGACGCCGGGCTCCTGTGCACCGTCAACTCCGACGACCCCGCCTACTTCGGGGGGTACGTCGGCGACACCTTCCACGCGGTGCACGAGGCGCTCGGTCTGGACCGCGAGCGGATGCGGGAACTGGCGCGCAACTCGTTCGTGGCGTCCTTCCTCGACCACGACGAGGAGCGACGGGCGCGCTACCTCGCCGAGGTCGAGGCGTACGAGTTCGGGTAG
- a CDS encoding PhoH family protein codes for MTQTPTAHSPAQGQARAHFTVPAKHPMVTVLGSGDALLRVIEKAFPAADIHVRGNEISAVGDAGEVALVQRLFDEMMLVLRTGQPMTEDAVERSIAMLRASENGEGDGEETPAEVLTQNILSSRGRTIRPKTLNQKRYVDAIDKHTIVFGIGPAGTGKTYLAMAKAVQALQSKQVNRIILTRPAVEAGERLGFLPGTLYEKIDPYLRPLYDALHDMLDPDSIPRLMAAGTIEVAPLAYMRGRTLNDAFIILDEAQNTSAEQMKMFLTRLGFESKIVITGDVTQVDLPNGTKSGLRQVQDILDGLDDVHFSRLTSHDVVRHKLVGRIVDAYEKYDSENGTENGSHKGRGNAGHKGK; via the coding sequence ATGACTCAGACACCCACAGCTCACAGCCCCGCTCAGGGGCAGGCGCGCGCGCACTTCACCGTCCCGGCCAAGCACCCCATGGTGACTGTTCTGGGTTCCGGAGACGCACTGCTGCGCGTGATCGAGAAGGCCTTCCCGGCGGCCGACATCCACGTCCGGGGCAACGAGATCAGTGCGGTCGGCGACGCCGGTGAAGTCGCTCTCGTCCAGCGCCTGTTCGACGAGATGATGCTGGTGCTCCGCACGGGGCAGCCCATGACGGAGGACGCAGTGGAACGCTCGATCGCCATGCTCAGGGCGAGCGAGAACGGGGAGGGCGACGGCGAGGAGACCCCCGCCGAAGTGCTCACGCAGAACATCCTGTCCTCGCGCGGCCGCACCATCCGACCCAAGACGCTCAACCAGAAGCGGTACGTCGACGCCATCGACAAGCACACCATCGTCTTCGGCATCGGCCCCGCCGGCACCGGCAAGACCTACCTCGCGATGGCGAAGGCCGTGCAGGCGCTCCAGTCCAAGCAGGTCAACCGCATCATCCTGACCCGCCCGGCGGTGGAGGCGGGCGAGCGCCTCGGCTTCCTGCCCGGCACGCTCTACGAGAAGATCGACCCGTACCTGCGCCCGCTGTACGACGCGCTGCACGACATGCTCGACCCGGACTCGATCCCACGGCTGATGGCGGCCGGGACGATCGAGGTCGCGCCCCTCGCATACATGCGTGGCCGTACCCTCAACGACGCCTTCATCATCCTGGACGAGGCCCAGAACACCAGCGCCGAGCAGATGAAGATGTTCCTCACCCGCCTCGGCTTCGAATCGAAGATCGTGATCACGGGTGACGTGACGCAGGTCGACCTGCCGAACGGGACGAAGTCGGGTCTGCGCCAGGTCCAGGACATCCTGGACGGCCTCGACGACGTGCACTTCTCGCGGCTCACGTCCCACGATGTCGTACGGCACAAGCTGGTCGGCCGTATCGTCGACGCGTACGAGAAGTACGACAGCGAGAACGGCACCGAGAACGGCTCCCACAAGGGCCGCGGCAACGCCGGACACAAGGGGAAGTAG
- a CDS encoding MFS transporter: MATKTTTSDPTTRSTTGTTPDPARPARGPRRPAGARLSARDRLVLFVLCAAQFMVALDFSVLNVALPVLGTDLGMSRSALQWAVTAFALPSGGFLLLFGRIGDLYGRRRLFLTGLALFGTASLLATFAWDPASFLAGRALQGLGAAAIVPTGMSLLTTTFPEGPARDRALGISGTLLSLGFTVGMVAGGVLTDVLSWRSTMGLLSVFALVVLPLAPRVLPPSRPRDPRTGAASPAPGRSRLDVPGAVTVTGGLLALIYALSTAADRGFGGTDVIATLVVGVLLLATFGYVESRAAAPLVSLPMLRRSTVAWGNLGGLVTFSMMSTVVFVLTLYLQETLGLSAFETGLVFGVQGVLSAVAGVYAPKVVGRFGARRTLVGSLAGQGLFVGSLVPLNAHPWSVWPATAAVALASMCHLGAIISYGLTVTSGVPDEEQGLATGLVTSTQQVGITIGIPLLGVLATTSSDLLAGVHTVLALDAVVVLAAAALVAAGLRRGGSGAVEPEALGLR; encoded by the coding sequence ATGGCCACCAAGACCACGACATCCGACCCCACGACTCGGTCCACGACCGGCACCACCCCCGATCCCGCCCGTCCCGCGCGCGGCCCCCGGCGCCCCGCCGGCGCCCGGCTGTCGGCCCGCGACAGACTCGTTCTCTTCGTGCTGTGCGCGGCTCAGTTCATGGTCGCGCTCGACTTCTCCGTACTGAACGTGGCCCTGCCCGTCCTCGGCACGGACCTGGGCATGAGCCGGTCCGCGCTGCAGTGGGCGGTCACCGCCTTCGCGCTGCCCTCCGGCGGCTTCCTTCTCCTGTTCGGCCGCATCGGCGACCTGTACGGGCGCCGCCGGCTCTTCCTGACCGGGCTCGCCCTCTTCGGTACCGCCTCGCTCCTGGCCACCTTCGCGTGGGACCCGGCGTCGTTCCTGGCGGGGCGGGCCCTGCAGGGCCTCGGCGCGGCGGCGATCGTACCGACGGGCATGTCCCTGCTGACGACGACGTTCCCGGAGGGCCCGGCGCGCGATCGGGCCCTCGGCATCTCCGGCACGCTCCTCTCGCTCGGCTTCACGGTCGGCATGGTGGCCGGCGGTGTCCTGACCGACGTACTGAGCTGGCGCTCCACCATGGGCCTGCTGTCGGTGTTCGCGCTGGTCGTGCTGCCGCTGGCGCCCCGCGTGCTTCCCCCCTCCCGCCCCCGGGACCCCAGGACCGGGGCAGCCTCCCCCGCCCCGGGCCGCTCGCGTCTGGACGTTCCCGGCGCGGTCACCGTCACCGGCGGCCTGCTGGCCCTGATCTACGCCCTGTCGACGGCGGCGGACCGCGGCTTCGGCGGCACGGACGTGATCGCGACCCTGGTCGTGGGCGTCCTGCTGCTCGCCACGTTCGGGTACGTGGAGTCCCGCGCCGCCGCGCCCCTGGTCAGCCTGCCCATGCTGCGCCGCTCCACGGTCGCGTGGGGCAACCTGGGCGGTCTGGTCACCTTCTCGATGATGTCGACGGTGGTCTTCGTGCTGACGCTGTACCTGCAGGAGACCCTCGGGCTCTCCGCCTTCGAGACCGGCCTGGTCTTCGGGGTGCAGGGCGTCCTGTCGGCCGTCGCCGGGGTGTACGCCCCGAAGGTCGTCGGCCGCTTCGGAGCCCGCCGCACACTGGTCGGTTCGCTGGCCGGCCAGGGCCTGTTCGTGGGTTCGCTGGTGCCGCTGAACGCGCACCCCTGGTCCGTCTGGCCGGCCACCGCCGCGGTCGCGCTGGCGAGCATGTGCCACCTCGGCGCGATCATCTCGTACGGTCTGACCGTCACCTCGGGTGTGCCCGACGAGGAACAGGGGCTCGCCACCGGGCTGGTGACCTCCACCCAGCAGGTCGGGATCACCATCGGTATCCCGCTCCTCGGCGTCCTCGCCACCACCTCGTCGGACCTGCTGGCCGGGGTGCACACGGTCCTCGCGCTGGACGCGGTCGTCGTCCTCGCGGCGGCGGCCCTGGTCGCGGCGGGACTGCGCCGCGGCGGCTCAGGGGCGGTCGAGCCGGAGGCGCTCGGCCTTCGGTAG
- a CDS encoding ribonuclease Z produces MSVRELVVLGTASQVPTRHRNHNGYLLRWDGEGLLFDPGEGTQRQMLRAGVAAHDLHRICVTHFHGDHSLGLAGVIQRINLDRVPHEVTAHYPRSGQRFFDRLRYATAYRETVALTEAPVDTDGVLAATASYTLEARRLSHPVESFGYRLVEPDGRRILPERLAAHGVKGPDVGRIQREGSLGGVRLDDVSEVRRGQRFAFVMDTRLCEGVDALAEGCDLLVIESTFLDEDHRLASDHGHLTAGQAARVARDAGVRHLVLTHFSQRYSDPDEFERQARAAGFDGELSVAHDLMRVPVPKRS; encoded by the coding sequence TTGTCCGTACGTGAACTGGTGGTCCTCGGCACCGCCAGCCAGGTCCCGACCCGGCACCGCAACCACAACGGCTATCTGCTGCGCTGGGACGGGGAGGGGCTGCTCTTCGACCCCGGCGAGGGCACCCAGCGGCAGATGCTGCGGGCCGGGGTCGCCGCGCACGACCTGCACCGGATCTGCGTCACGCACTTCCACGGCGACCACTCGCTCGGGCTCGCCGGGGTGATCCAGCGCATCAACCTCGACCGTGTGCCGCACGAGGTCACCGCGCACTACCCCCGCTCCGGGCAGCGCTTCTTCGACCGGCTGCGGTACGCCACCGCGTACCGCGAGACCGTCGCGCTCACCGAGGCGCCGGTCGACACGGACGGCGTGCTCGCGGCCACGGCCTCCTACACCCTGGAGGCCCGCAGGCTCTCCCACCCCGTGGAGTCCTTCGGCTACCGGCTGGTCGAGCCGGACGGGCGGCGGATACTGCCGGAGCGGCTCGCCGCGCACGGCGTCAAGGGGCCGGACGTCGGGCGGATCCAGCGCGAGGGATCCCTGGGCGGAGTCCGTCTGGACGACGTCAGCGAGGTGCGGCGCGGGCAGCGGTTCGCGTTCGTCATGGACACCCGGCTGTGCGAGGGGGTGGACGCCCTCGCCGAGGGCTGCGACCTGCTCGTCATCGAGTCGACGTTCCTCGACGAGGACCACCGGCTCGCCTCCGACCACGGGCATCTGACCGCCGGTCAGGCGGCCCGGGTGGCACGCGACGCGGGCGTACGGCATCTGGTGCTCACGCACTTCAGCCAGCGGTACTCCGATCCCGACGAGTTCGAGCGGCAGGCGCGGGCCGCCGGGTTCGACGGGGAACTGAGCGTGGCGCACGATCTGATGCGGGTGCCGGTTCCGAAGCGCTCATAA